The Hydra vulgaris chromosome 14, alternate assembly HydraT2T_AEP genome includes the window AAGAAAGTAAAGTAGTAAAATGAATCAACCAAGatagaaaattataatataaaaataaaaaaaaatttgttttagttaGTATCAAGTATATTTggtagttttttgaaaatcattaatgttttaaatacaaaaagtttactttttctCAAAAGTTGGTTGCTTAAACTTATGGTATTTTTGAAATGACTcgttcagttaaaaaaaatcttctttttaaaatctaatgaaaaaagtaaacatgttTTTTCTTGGAAGTAGTGAATTAAAGAAAGAAACATCGATTAAagatattattcaaaaaaaactgtaattaaGTTTCTGACGTCAAAGCATATAAACAGatttatgaaaatgttttaccataacaaaacattttcatgTCATATGGGTTTATGGCTAGAAGCAATGCAGATTGAAATAGTCGGGAAAATGttgatattacttttaaaagtgtttacaAAATACTGTAATTGAGTAGTATGCGCGTTCAAATATGCATATTTCTTAATGAATAGCGATGTttcttaaaataagttatacGTCTATTCCCTTTAATCATCACTTTcatatttaaaactgtttataattttattttgtatatactttTACCTGTTGCACATAGTAATGCACCAGAGATTTTGtgattctttattttctttgcaTAAATTAGACAGCATAATATAAAAGCAACAAAGTATGACACGCAACCAATAATCATAAAGATTCTGGTAACATTTATGgtatctaaaacaaaacaaaatattttatgaatttacaattaactatattattaaacaattttaaattatcttacaACTCCACAGtcaatataataaactatacaCAGTAATTTCACTCGTTTCAAAGTAGTTTCACCCTCTTTTATTACGTTGTTACACATCCAGTAACAACTTTGTTAAAGGCTGTTTCTCAAGAGTTAACgccaattaaaaataagttgctgGTAAGAATTGAGTTTGTAGattaattcttttaaagtaCAAATTTTACCTAAGTTtgcttgaaaaataaattttttttaaacatctcaTTACAAACATTTCGTCGCATTTGCGACGAAATGTTTTAAgacttataaacaatatttagtagTAATAAGTtctaaataagtataagattattaaatgttattttattttaaaaaaaagttaaagaaagcagttttaaattttgagaatgacGTATAGGATTTTAATTCAGACGGAAGATTGTTCTACGTTTGGATACTTTTATGTTGTATAGATTCATACGCGTATCTCATTGGGCACTTACCGTCCTTGGACGTCCATTTAACTTACCGTTTATGTCCAATCGTCCGAATCCAATATCGTACGTGTTTGGACGTCTAAAGGACGTCAAAAAACATCCAAAATAATACgtccaaaaaataaataagtcaaATAATAACTCCAAGTCCAAAATTATACGTCCTCGGGTGTCCATTGGACGTCCGCATTCAAAGGATATTTATTATCTTCTCTGTGTGCTACTTTTACAAATGCGTggatgtaaaatattttttaaaacggctaacaaaaaatagtttgaaagtTGTCAATTTATATGCAAATAAGCTGAACTATTTAgttataattatcaaaaattaacctATAGTTATCTATACAGCtataaaatacctttttctttagatacaggttttgcaaagttataagctcatgtttgcaaagttataagtgcatttataaaagtaatttgaacccttatattttcaatatcaatGGAAAGAAAAGTACGGAAAACAATTACAGAAGAAACTAAAAGTACAATTATTTCAATGAgaaattgtgaaaaattttCAATCAAAGAAATATATAACCCTTGTAATTTAACTTGAAATGCTGTTAGTCGTGTTATAAAAATGAGTGATAATAATATACCCTTCACATCATCTACAGTAAATAGAATATAAACGTATAAAGCTAAAAGAtctataaatacaaacattgaACAGACAATATTTAATTCCTTGGTCTGTAACAATGCCGTAATTCAAAAAGCTGTTCAAACGCAAAGTTTAGAACAACATGATCAAAATGTTTCAATCTTACTTGTTTTtgcgtaaattaaaaaaattaaattttaaacgaaaaagaTAAGCAATCATTCCTCAAGGAAGAAACACCATTGAAAGAATAAATCAGAAATCAGTTTTTGCAGCAGAAGTTTCTAGAATTGCTTattcaaatttgatttttttagatgaaaccGGATTTTGATAAACATACAGTGCGCTCATATGGCTATTCTCCAACACATACAAAAGTATACTTGACAGTTCCTGCAAACAAAGGACAGAATGTGAGCCTCATGTGCGTAATTTCCAATTTAGAAGTTGAATATTTCCAATACAAAAGAGGCGTATACAATACACAATCATTTATTGATTTCATCAATAACAAACTAATACCCTTCTTTACAgtaaatccaaataaaattcaCATAATAGATAATGCAAAGTTTCATAAAGCAGCTGCAGTACTATAAtcactaaaagaaaaaaatattacgcacaggtttttaatatcaaaCTCCCCTGAATTAAACACAAATGAAGAATTCTTTACAatgttaaaatctaatttaaaatccTCAAGAAATGCTAATCCCGATATGACTATTGAAGAAGCTCTAAATTATATGTTATCACTTGATGATAATTATAGTCAACAATTCTATGCCTTTTACACAAAAATGAAAAGATGGTTATAGAAGGCAATAAGGAGAGAAAAATTTATCTaactaaaatacttaaaatgatttgtttatttttttttaataatgtatatttttgtatgcttttttgaaaatttctgataaaataatgtatactatgtataatttttaaaactgatagAAAATATCTAATGTAGAcaagttattaatatataacaatatgcGAGATTAAGTAAAAATGAAGTATATTTTCACTaattattcactttttttaaaaaaaaaaaacactctttGGTTGCaattatgaaacttttaaagaataatgGTAAACTGACATACTGAAATTCTATTAAACtgacattttgttttttaatttatataaatggttttGTAAAGTTTGATttgtacttttaatttaaaatgctaTTTTGCAACTTAAATTCTGTAATCAATTTGGCTAAACATTGTATGTTCAATTTTTGACTTacattttactttaaagttaaaacgTACATCAATATTTCCAATATGAACTATGTCTTAAAATGTACGTTCCGTCCGTACTTGTCCGTAACGTACATCAATATTTCCAATATGAACTATGTCTTAAAATGTACGTTCCGTCCGCACTTGTTTGGCACATACAATAAACGTATCGGTGCTCGCATGGAAGCTTAAGAGGCTTTTTATTAATTGTcgactttttatttaaacacaaaaaaataagagTTCTTTAGacaattactaaaaatttaaaaatttgcggataatagaaaaaaaaaaaaatcgatacACTGACTTTTTCttccacacaaaaaaaaaacataaaataaaaaaagaaaaatgtttatcaaaagtATCTTTAATACTAAATTGTTGATTTccacaaaaatataatatttttaatgtaacattatttcaaaaaaggaaTCAATGTTAATGTAGCATTAATTCAAACCATGTAACAATCTAAGTATTTTGAGATGCACATCTATAAGGTTacgaaaatatattattaaggttaaaaaaaattttaccccATGCGTCGTCAGTCATGTAAGAACAAGATTCATAAGCACAAGAAACCCATATCCCTGAATTTATAAATCGACTTGAGTCGCTCAACCAATAGTTTCCTGCGGTCGAATATATAGCAAATCCTATGCCAACACAATTTAGCACgcaaagtataatattttttaattccatCGTTACACCTTTTTTCAAGAATgatgagtttaaataaaaaaaattttatgcgcTGTTTAGTTTTTAAGTGGCATGCATTTATCTACTTTGATTGTGTATTTAAACTTTGacctaaagtatttttattgtattttattaacaaataatgaattttattaacaattattgattttaatttacaaattcctgatatttttaaaaagctgctactataaattcattttataaatataaacttattcttttatattattcaaaaactaatccgataaaaaaataactttgttttggtTTCGATACGATAACTCAATATTTAAAGGTAAAAGTTATTTGCAGACATTGTGTCGCTATGTGACTTTTTGTTGACTATATTATAGAATAGAAaagaagtatttatttttttcacttattgcAATTTTTCCACATTTATtttctatgtatatataaagattcCTTTATGCAATCCTTGTACAAGTATTTACACacaaaaatagttaattaaaatgattaatttttttagagagCTGTTTAGAGAGCtgagtaatatatttatattaaaatacattcttaataaatatatttttaaaatatcatttaataatcgATGTTAAGAGATCTGAGTAATATTTTTGTGAccttttcaaattctttttgtttaagcATTTACTCTCGGGTGTTTATTACAAAAAGAGGGgtaatttgtaaactttttgaaaatatacctAAATGAgcgtattaaaattaaataaattggatcttttctaaaattttactAACTGCCAAAATAAACTGTggactgataaaaataaaatttcatagtAATCAGACTTCaaaatgtcaaatttaaactagctaatcaaagtaaaaaattttattgcactCAGcttataaaagttcaaaaatacaaagcaaGAACTCAAACAGTTGTTGAGAGTCTGCATTGAAGACTAAATAACTTGTATTTATgttgtcatttatttttaagtttttgtctcatttcaaataaattagcaTAAAAAAACATCTAGTTTTGAGTTCTCTTGGTAAGTTGTTTATGCATAACAGAAATAGTTTTGGGTTAAGTTGCACACTACTTGTCACATTCACCCAATCTGACAACCATGAACTATAACTAACCTTTACCtcgtatttattaaaaaagtctcaataaaatagtttcattatttaatCAATATCTCGATAACTTAAACTTGATGCTGacttttaactttatcaaaagctttaaagaAATCTGAATATAACAAATTAACAGTACATTTATTAACTATACACTTTGTCGCAAAATCTGTGCACTTATGTAGATTTACAAGAATTTCTTAGAATAAAACCATCCTGATTTTTGATGATGAAGTTATTAACTACTAGATGGATTGCCTTATAATATATTCCATACTAGATATGTTGCCTTATAAAATATTCCATGACTTTgcatgaaaaattttataaaacccAGTCTGTAATTAGAAGGTTCTAACTTActatgttttttaaagattgaacTAAGATTTGCTTTAGTCCAAGCTTTTTGGAATCCCATACAATATAAAAGCTGAAAGTTTAGTTGTAATGGTAAAACAAATAATTGTGCACACATTTTTAGGATGTAAGGGCTTTTTCCATCTCCGcctaatgcttttttaaattgacaCCATCATTGTTTTATGTTGTAtcatataatagttttttagcCTCTTTGTTGTCAATTTCATAAGCAGCATTATTGC containing:
- the LOC136090458 gene encoding epithelial membrane protein 1-like produces the protein MELKNIILCVLNCVGIGFAIYSTAGNYWLSDSSRFINSGIWVSCAYESCSYMTDDAWDTINVTRIFMIIGCVSYFVAFILCCLIYAKKIKNHKISGALLCATAIFLGIGLSVYSNTAYEKFINSAFYGLSYVFGWCSFAISIISAIICFAMKVETENMKI